In Lotus japonicus ecotype B-129 chromosome 5, LjGifu_v1.2, one genomic interval encodes:
- the LOC130717512 gene encoding uncharacterized protein LOC130717512: protein MGFLSVPYAILPCLQETDNDADHDVEDHITPAHRSIFIVQENMLFELKNIFKGYEGAWCVGSSRGWLMILDTEGCPFLLNPPSSTCIRLPTFSQAFMHRAGITYSYFVQHLLDSFVSKAVLMRSPSSSQYTLAILFSYPCRLAFCTNSSTWVEPTSAKCFYCDIVFHDNILYALAEDGSLEKWDFNKEVPRKILDFKLTMEWDEEEEKEFPRDKFSSKIYLVMSEGELLLVKRLIGDFVNADGEVVYEGYKPPGYDSEVICPYRTKYFVVYKLDYMKNKWLKKSSLNDRVLFLGANESASVSAKEYKGCEANSIYFTDDRSEEMNLDYSYGGHDWGVFNLEDRCVKLLTPFAYKMDPPPVWVVPTSDDF, encoded by the coding sequence ATGGGTTTCCTCTCTGTTCCCTATGCGATCCTCCCCTGCCTCCAAGAAACAGACAATGACGCTGATCATGATGTTGAAGATCACATAACCCCAGCTCATCGTTCCATCTTCATTGTGCAGGAGAACATGCTATTTGAATTGAAGAATATTTTCAAGGGCTATGAAGGTGCCTGGTGTGTTGGTTCTTCCCGTGGTTGGCTTATGATTTTAGACACTGAAGGGTGTCCTTTTCTACTAAACCCACCTTCTTCCACTTGCATTCGGTTGCCAACCTTTTCTCAAGCATTCATGCACCGTGCCGGAATCACATACTCTTATTTTGTGCAACACTTGTTGGATTCCTTTGTGTCCAAAGCAGTGCTCATGCGTTCTCCATCTTCTTCGCAATACACACTTGCCATACTGTTTAGCTACCCATGCAGACTCGCCTTTTGCACTAACTCTTCAACATGGGTGGAACCCACTAGTGCTAAGTGCTTTTATTGCGACATTGTGTTCCACGACAACATCCTCTATGCTCTTGCGGAAGATGGGTCTCTTGAAAAATGGGATTTTAATAAAGAAGTTCCAAGAAAAATCCTAGATTTTAAACTAACTATGGAGTGGgacgaggaagaagagaaagagttCCCGAGAGACAAGTTTTCGTCGAAGATATATTTGGTGATGTCAGAGGGAGAGTTGTTGTTGGTGAAAAGGCTTATCGGAGATTTTGTCAATGCCGACGGTGAAGTGGTGTATGAAGGATATAAGCCACCGGGTTATGATAGTGAAGTAATTTGTCCTTATAGGACCAAATATTTTGTGGTGTATAAGCTTGACTACATGAAGAACAAGTGGTTAAAGAAGAGTTCTTTGAATGACCGAGTTCTTTTTCTTGGTGCCAATGAGTCGGCTTCGGTGTCTGCCAAAGAGTATAAAGGATGTGAAGCGAATTCGATTTACTTCACGGACGATAGAAGTGAAGAGATGAATTTGGACTATTCATATGGTGGGCATGATTGGGGTGTTTTCAACCTTGAAGATAGATGTGTCAAACTCCTCACCCCATTTGCATATAAGATGGATCCACCACCTGTTTGGGTGGTTCCAACTTCAGATGACTTTTAA
- the LOC130717515 gene encoding uncharacterized protein LOC130717515, which produces MALCEDELFQIFSWLPAKSLCKFKSVCGWTLNFSKETYFCMKNAQNMLVQDTGFFIQQDNGQRFSGRIESHSFNAEELLCSGVPQDFLSLLAKSGKIISSSNGLALCRSASRESEVELFVCNPVTKTWLPIATPASVRESPDADVDVVFQCMNDNLDVDDYRITLIDSPLEWSSYRDLKVYSPKKGVWEAMEKSFFIGSRNMS; this is translated from the coding sequence ATGGCATTATGTGAGGATGAGCTATTTCAAATCTTTTCATGGCTTCCAGCTAAATCATTGTGCAAGTTCAAGAGTGTTTGTGGGTGGACCTTGAATTTCAGCAAAGAGACATATTTTTGCATGAAGAATGCACAAAATATGTTGGTACAAGACACTGGATTTTTTATACAGCAAGACAATGGTCAGAGGTTTAGTGGAAGAATTGAAAGCCACTCTTTCAATGCTGAGGAATTATTATGTTCTGGGGTGCCTCAAGATTTCCTCAGTTTGTTGGCGAAATCGGGGAAAATCATCTCATCTAGCAATGGACTAGCCTTGTGTCGAAGCGCGTCGAGAGAGAGTGAAGTTGAGCTTTTTGTGTGCAATCCTGTCACAAAAACATGGCTCCCAATTGCTACTCCTGCCAGTGTTCGTGAATCCCCAGATGCTGATGTGGATGTTGTGTTTCAGTGCATGAACGATAATCTTGATGTGGATGACTATAGAATAACCTTGATTGATAGCCCCCTTGAATGGTCATCATATCGTGATTTGAAAGTGTATTCTCCAAAGAAAGGTGTGTGGGAAGCCATGGAGAAAAGCTTCTTCATTGGTAGTAGGAACATGAGCTAG